One window of Kryptolebias marmoratus isolate JLee-2015 linkage group LG3, ASM164957v2, whole genome shotgun sequence genomic DNA carries:
- the spag5 gene encoding sperm-associated antigen 5 isoform X1, with translation MSSRKSGSSGEDLSSSRYGERTPLRSLNNEILHMSTPSSRLKSKSQLGGDAGKMVMGDSLLCDSEPHLLASQLTKTILTHPDGTQTGSGLGDVTYKSFICAGGEVEDSVISHSLMEQSCCDHIEHPYYNPNVKQPHSVGISAVNVCEVSGSAFSFGDVDGKEDAQDLESSHADCSEEKRVTLKSFVCFGGEVELSDTTRLHEETIPLPVTDVSNSSQHNDTYFVNSSDDSTQLCQVEHVDHPYCGGENGKTPAFTTFPETTKESETLANELNGLTLESFNCTGGEAEVPASSELLEETLPLTFSRSVSGCESHRHSVDQSVDQSALAGDDGVQNSSDHPYCTIKNRSTSQEGFSCSSRVVGVERMSLLLTEGRDVAHEGSVILPAAEDGKSDDDQDLETFPAPPQAQWENCPPVDDSASTSLTQDRIERANSHLETGEVVESPADIGSSPTNASLKAANNVTVKYEVQEVTEHSEDSVVPSVVHGAERSGCSRLAASAESPAHQGVQERLDHLLQVCFPNGPPESSEGQDSALGSSANGPAFCSSTEKPAEDLPDVLKVLSECPSVPLAVQLGLLSPIVKRASLSLLKTPGNLPLNRFLADNFALEGDKSLVSHINADPSKLWAEHMGSPMPRPLFNSTAVGYKSQPGSATKQKADSGGKTQAVPQSEDAPLIPEGQLQQQLRQMAEFLILASGQMGATGASAPPPAVFAAPSRREPHSVCVGTSPPKLTDRSLNTSGTFVRKRELSVVDSCTETDPLIWNLAPGSLGCLSREELEQRLMSGLIMVEALVQQLAAARAQGPVPAGPAPSDLREKLVQTDHTELSQTTMYRDLYVEALSRISELELDGRSLQDLVQSVEDTRASMVSLSGDADAALSNVNEWRDAVGEDRRSLVSHYQRVESLFDKWKEMQARMKQKVKKVLQEREDMRTEMEEAFAAKDAAFGAMEQLRTHCAADISALEKSVGSQQELLAALSRTYPEQVALNEACGETLSSASDLLSHTMEEHSSLMNELHAVRSLLQKAAPVLLLLNEKTAAALAERDEHRSARDRAVEEREQLEEELRETHLNLQAARQHIGDLNLQVTILSSEMGVLRQKLSEKEEESGQLERKATELSATISSTLASYTFLEQALAAETTKLQQSWKDIQQANERANQLTASLEESEGRERELSRALAQSEDRVGQLQTLSQSQALQLQQLQEVCAQLSGVQEMNEFLQMENELAREQVAESERMLRTNLQALRERNIECEDLRGEVCRLQDENRNLRDELKTMGSAADAARTELGEKMAEAVTGITLLHHTLRGLTDELHAALSEQKQDQEKESEVLCGVERRHPSSSFVDSVMVALSAEKGEDVRTDSSAASDPPEPQGDTLFSESSAFTCIAALTPGRNPGVEVEEEVVEEEEERQSGGGVAELLAGLSSTVSELAGALESVRRHKDAQLQELHANIRGLQVEQQAASGCHQAEVLELKQQLSRLKSQAERGNQVLQQKAQDEKTLTKLMVDVREAQEILTKHKTDNNELRKEVAELRRALQQSRVESQLLQDELRKSGGRSADAVHHVEEKIQLLKEMERLKASLQEAEQARGKLLERAKRHQLIHQTNVQKSQKELQMLNNMMNKVRETLQSLPEVMKSCERLQELIEYIG, from the exons ATGTCTTCCAGGAAGTCAGGTTCCAGCGGGGAAGACCTG TCGTCCAGCAGATACGGAGAGCGGACGCCGCTCAGAAGCCTCAACAATGAGATCCTACACATGTCAACGCCATCATCGAGGCTCAAGTCCAAGTCTCAGCTCGGTGGGGATGCTGGGAAAATGGTAATG GGTGACTCTCTTCTCTGCGACTCCGAGCCCCATTTGCTCGCTTCTCAGTTGACCAAAACGATACTTACCCACCCTGATGGGACACAGACGGGTTCCGGGCTTGGAGATGTGAcatataaatcttttatttgtgctgGTGGCGAGGTTGAAGATTCAGTTATCTCTCACAGCTTGATGGAGCAGTCGTGCTGTGATCACATCGAGCACCCCTATTACAACCCTAACGTTAAACAGCCTCACTCTGTTGGCATCAGTGCGGTTAATGTCTGCGAAGTTTCCGGCAGTGCCTTCTCCTTTGGCGACGTGGATGGGAAAGAAGACGCACAAGACTTAGAATCATCTCATGCCGACTGCAGTGAGGAGAAACGAGTCACTTTAAAATCTTTCGTCTGTTTTGGAGGTGAGGTGGAACTTTCAGATACCACCAGACTGCACGAGGAGACCATTCCTCTGCCCGTGACAGACGTCAGTAACTCATCACAACACAACGACACGTACTTCGTTAACTCCTCCGATGACAGCACCCAGCTGTGTCAGGTGGAGCATGTGGATCATCCCTACTGTGGCGGGGAAAATGGGAAAACTCCTGCCTTCACTACCTTTCCTGAAACGACAAAAGAGTCAGAAACGCTCGCTAATGAGCTGAACGGATTAACCTTGGAGTCATTCAACTGCACAGGCGGTGAGGCTGAAGTACCAGCGAGCTCTGAACTTCTGGAGGAGACTCTTCCTCTAACATTTTCTCGCAGCGTTTCCGGCTGTGAGTCGCACCGTCACAGTGTGGATCAAAGTGTGGATCAAAGTGCGTTGGCTGGTGACGATGGTGTGCAAAACAGCAGTGATCATCCGTACTGCACCATAAAAAATAGGTCCACCAGTCAGGAGGGGTTTTCATGCAGCTCTAGAGTTGTTGGAGTTGAACGAATGAGCTTGTTGTTAACCGAAGGACGGGATGTTGCACATGAAGGCTCCGTCATCCTACCTGCAGCTGAGGATGGAAAGTCTGATGATGACCAGGATTTAGAGACGTTCCCTGCTCCGCCTCAGGCCCAGTGGGAAAACTGTCCACCCGTCGATGACTCTGCGTCCACGTCACTCACACAGGATCGTATCGAACGAGCTAACAGCCACCTGGAGACCGGTGAAGTGGTTGAATCACCGGCTGATATCGGATCTTCACCGACTAATGCATCTTTAAAAGCTGCAAATAATGTCACGGTAAAATATGAAGTGCAAGAAGTGACAGAACATTCTGAGGACAGCGTGGTGCCTTCAGTGGTTCACGGAGCTGAAAGGTCTGGCTGCAGCCGCCTCGCAGCTTCAGCAGAAAGTCCTGCACATCAAGGAGTTCAGGAGCGGCTGGATCATCTGTTGCAAGTATGTTTCCCTAATGGACCTCCTGAATCCAGCGAGGGACAAGACAGTGCTCTTGGCTCATCTGCAAATGGGCCAGCCTTTTGTAGCTCAACAGAAAAACCCGCAGAGGACCTCCCTGATGTTTTGAAAGTCCTGTCAGAGTGTCCCTCCGTTCCCCTAGCTGTGCAGTTAGGACTCCTTAGTCCTATAGTAAAGAGAGCTTCTTTGTCCTTACTAAAAACTCCTGGGAATCTGCCTCTGAACAGGTTCTTGGCTGACAACTTTGCTCTTGAAGGTGACAAAAGCCTGGTGTCCCACATTAACGCTGATCCCTCTAAGTTATGGGCAGAGCACATGGGAAGCCCCATGCCCCGTCCTCTGTTCAACTCCACGGCGGTAGGTTACAAGTCTCAGCCAGGCTCGGCCACCAAACAGAAAGCGGATTCGGGGGGAAAGACTCAAGCTGTGCCGCAGTCAGAGGATGCTCCACTGATCCCAGAGGGTcaactccagcagcagctgcgaCAGATGGCGGAGTTCCTCATCTTGGCCTCTGGACAGATGGGAGCTACGGGTGCTTCTGCCCCACCTCCTGCCGTCTTCGCGGCCCCCTCACGCAGAGAACCTCACAGCGTCTGCGTCGGCACCAGTCCTCCGAAGCTGACCGACCGCAGCCTCAATACATCAGGAACGTTTGTGAGGAAGCGGGAACTCTCTGTGGTGGATTCCTGCACTGAGACCGACCCGCTCATCTGGAA TTTAGCTCCGGGCAGCTTGGGTTGTCTATCCcgggaggagctggagcagaGGTTGATGTCTGGCCTGATCATGGTGGAGGCCCTCGTTCAACAGCTGGCCGCGGCGAGGGCGCAGGGCCCCGTGCCCGCGGGCCCCGCCCCCTCAGACCTGAGGGAGAAACTCGTGCAGACGGACCACACCGAACTCAGTCAG ACCACGATGTACAGAGACCTGTACGTGGAGGCTCTGAGCCGGATCAGTGAGCTGGAGCTCGATGGGAGGTCTCTGCAGGACCTCGTCCAGTCTGTGGAAGACACGAGGGCATCTATG GTTTCTCTGAGCGGAGACGCGGATGCTGCTCTCTCTAACGTGAACGAATGGCGGGACGCCGTCGGAGAGGACCGCCGCAGCCTCGTTTCTCAC TATCAGCGCGTGGAGTCCCTGTTCGACAAGTGGAAGGAGATGCAGGCGAGAATgaagcagaaagtaaaaaaggttCTTCAAGAAAGGGAGGACATGAGGACTGAGATGGAGGAGGCCTTCGCAGCTAAGGATGCT GCCTTCGGGGCGATGGAACAGCTAAGGACTCACTGCGCTGCGGACATTTCGGCTCTGGAGAAAAGTGTTGGATCACAGCAGGAACTCCTGGCTGCCCTAAGCCGAACCTATCCAGAGCAG GTTGCATTAAACGAGGCTTGCGGTGAAACGCTGAGCTCTGCCTCTGATCTTTTGTCCCACACCATGGAGGAGCACTCCAGTTTGATGAATGAA CTCCACGCCGTCAGGAGCCTCCTGCAGAAAGCTGCCCCCGTCCTCCTCCTGCTCAACGAGAAGACGGCTGCTGCTTTGGCAGAAAGGGACGAACACCGCTCTGCAAGAGACCGAGCTGTTGAGGAGCGAGAGCAG CTCGAAGAAGAGCTGAGAGAAACTCATTTGAATCTCCAAGCTGCCAGACAGCACATCGGTGATTTAAACCTGCAGGTGACAATTCTGTCctcag AAATGGGTGTCCTGCGACAGAAACTATcagaaaaggaagaggagagTGGTCAGCTGGAGAGGAAGGCGACGGAGTTGTCTGCCACCATTTCCTCCACGCTGGCGTCCTACACCTTCCTGGAGCAGGCGCTCGCTGCTGAGACGACCAA GTTGCAGCAGTCATGGAAGGACATCCAACAAGCCAACGAGAGAGCAAACCA GCTGACGGCGTCCCTGGAGGAGTCGGAGGGGCGTGAGCGCGAGCTGAGTCGGGCTCTGGCTCAGAGCGAGGACCGAGTGGGGCAGCTGCAGACCCTCTCTCAGTCTCAGgctctgcagctccagcagctccaggagGTCTGCGCACAGCTCAGCGGTGTGCAGGAAATGAACGAG TTCCTGCAGATGGAGAACGAGTTGGCGAGGGAGCAAGTGGCTGAAAGCGAACGGATGCTGAGGACGAACCTGCAGGCACTCCGGGAGAGGAACATCGAGTGCGAGGACCTTAGAGGAGAAGTTTGCAGACTTCA AGACGAGAACAGGAATTTGCGCGACGAGCTGAAAACGATGGGCTCTGCAGCCGACGCGGCTCGCACGGAGCTGGGCGAGAAGATGGCCGAAGCGGTCACTGGGATCACTCTGCTGCATCACACGCTGCGCGGGCTGACGGACGAGCTGCACGCCGCTCTCAGCGAGCAG AAACAAGACCAGGAGAAGGAGTCAGAGGTTCTCTGTGGCGTGGAGCGTCGCCACCCCTCTAGCTCCTTCGTCGACAGCGTCATGGTGGCGCTAAGTGCTGAGAAAGGCGAAGACGTCAGGACGGACTCGTCCGCTGCGTCGG ATCCCCCCGAGCCGCAGGGCGACACTTTGTTCAGCGAGTCGAGCGCCTTCACCTGCATCGCAGCTCTGACTCCCGGGAGGAATCCGGGCgttgaggtggaggaggaggtggtggaggaggaggaggagcggcagAGCGGTGGCGGCGTGGCCGAACTGCTCGCCGGCCTCAGCAGCACCGTCTCGGAGCTCGCCGGCGCGCTGGAGTCGGTGCGGAGGCACAAAGACgctcagctgcaggagctgcacgCCAACAT CCGCGGCCTGCAGGTGGAGCAGCAGGCTGCCAGCGGCTGCCATCAGGCTGAGGTGTTggagctgaagcagcagctgagccGCCTGAAGAGCCAGGCTGAGAGAGGCAACCAGGTGCTGCAGCAGAAGGCTCAG
- the spag5 gene encoding sperm-associated antigen 5 isoform X2, with protein sequence MSSRKSGSSGEDLSSSRYGERTPLRSLNNEILHMSTPSSRLKSKSQLGGDAGKMGDSLLCDSEPHLLASQLTKTILTHPDGTQTGSGLGDVTYKSFICAGGEVEDSVISHSLMEQSCCDHIEHPYYNPNVKQPHSVGISAVNVCEVSGSAFSFGDVDGKEDAQDLESSHADCSEEKRVTLKSFVCFGGEVELSDTTRLHEETIPLPVTDVSNSSQHNDTYFVNSSDDSTQLCQVEHVDHPYCGGENGKTPAFTTFPETTKESETLANELNGLTLESFNCTGGEAEVPASSELLEETLPLTFSRSVSGCESHRHSVDQSVDQSALAGDDGVQNSSDHPYCTIKNRSTSQEGFSCSSRVVGVERMSLLLTEGRDVAHEGSVILPAAEDGKSDDDQDLETFPAPPQAQWENCPPVDDSASTSLTQDRIERANSHLETGEVVESPADIGSSPTNASLKAANNVTVKYEVQEVTEHSEDSVVPSVVHGAERSGCSRLAASAESPAHQGVQERLDHLLQVCFPNGPPESSEGQDSALGSSANGPAFCSSTEKPAEDLPDVLKVLSECPSVPLAVQLGLLSPIVKRASLSLLKTPGNLPLNRFLADNFALEGDKSLVSHINADPSKLWAEHMGSPMPRPLFNSTAVGYKSQPGSATKQKADSGGKTQAVPQSEDAPLIPEGQLQQQLRQMAEFLILASGQMGATGASAPPPAVFAAPSRREPHSVCVGTSPPKLTDRSLNTSGTFVRKRELSVVDSCTETDPLIWNLAPGSLGCLSREELEQRLMSGLIMVEALVQQLAAARAQGPVPAGPAPSDLREKLVQTDHTELSQTTMYRDLYVEALSRISELELDGRSLQDLVQSVEDTRASMVSLSGDADAALSNVNEWRDAVGEDRRSLVSHYQRVESLFDKWKEMQARMKQKVKKVLQEREDMRTEMEEAFAAKDAAFGAMEQLRTHCAADISALEKSVGSQQELLAALSRTYPEQVALNEACGETLSSASDLLSHTMEEHSSLMNELHAVRSLLQKAAPVLLLLNEKTAAALAERDEHRSARDRAVEEREQLEEELRETHLNLQAARQHIGDLNLQVTILSSEMGVLRQKLSEKEEESGQLERKATELSATISSTLASYTFLEQALAAETTKLQQSWKDIQQANERANQLTASLEESEGRERELSRALAQSEDRVGQLQTLSQSQALQLQQLQEVCAQLSGVQEMNEFLQMENELAREQVAESERMLRTNLQALRERNIECEDLRGEVCRLQDENRNLRDELKTMGSAADAARTELGEKMAEAVTGITLLHHTLRGLTDELHAALSEQKQDQEKESEVLCGVERRHPSSSFVDSVMVALSAEKGEDVRTDSSAASDPPEPQGDTLFSESSAFTCIAALTPGRNPGVEVEEEVVEEEEERQSGGGVAELLAGLSSTVSELAGALESVRRHKDAQLQELHANIRGLQVEQQAASGCHQAEVLELKQQLSRLKSQAERGNQVLQQKAQDEKTLTKLMVDVREAQEILTKHKTDNNELRKEVAELRRALQQSRVESQLLQDELRKSGGRSADAVHHVEEKIQLLKEMERLKASLQEAEQARGKLLERAKRHQLIHQTNVQKSQKELQMLNNMMNKVRETLQSLPEVMKSCERLQELIEYIG encoded by the exons ATGTCTTCCAGGAAGTCAGGTTCCAGCGGGGAAGACCTG TCGTCCAGCAGATACGGAGAGCGGACGCCGCTCAGAAGCCTCAACAATGAGATCCTACACATGTCAACGCCATCATCGAGGCTCAAGTCCAAGTCTCAGCTCGGTGGGGATGCTGGGAAAATG GGTGACTCTCTTCTCTGCGACTCCGAGCCCCATTTGCTCGCTTCTCAGTTGACCAAAACGATACTTACCCACCCTGATGGGACACAGACGGGTTCCGGGCTTGGAGATGTGAcatataaatcttttatttgtgctgGTGGCGAGGTTGAAGATTCAGTTATCTCTCACAGCTTGATGGAGCAGTCGTGCTGTGATCACATCGAGCACCCCTATTACAACCCTAACGTTAAACAGCCTCACTCTGTTGGCATCAGTGCGGTTAATGTCTGCGAAGTTTCCGGCAGTGCCTTCTCCTTTGGCGACGTGGATGGGAAAGAAGACGCACAAGACTTAGAATCATCTCATGCCGACTGCAGTGAGGAGAAACGAGTCACTTTAAAATCTTTCGTCTGTTTTGGAGGTGAGGTGGAACTTTCAGATACCACCAGACTGCACGAGGAGACCATTCCTCTGCCCGTGACAGACGTCAGTAACTCATCACAACACAACGACACGTACTTCGTTAACTCCTCCGATGACAGCACCCAGCTGTGTCAGGTGGAGCATGTGGATCATCCCTACTGTGGCGGGGAAAATGGGAAAACTCCTGCCTTCACTACCTTTCCTGAAACGACAAAAGAGTCAGAAACGCTCGCTAATGAGCTGAACGGATTAACCTTGGAGTCATTCAACTGCACAGGCGGTGAGGCTGAAGTACCAGCGAGCTCTGAACTTCTGGAGGAGACTCTTCCTCTAACATTTTCTCGCAGCGTTTCCGGCTGTGAGTCGCACCGTCACAGTGTGGATCAAAGTGTGGATCAAAGTGCGTTGGCTGGTGACGATGGTGTGCAAAACAGCAGTGATCATCCGTACTGCACCATAAAAAATAGGTCCACCAGTCAGGAGGGGTTTTCATGCAGCTCTAGAGTTGTTGGAGTTGAACGAATGAGCTTGTTGTTAACCGAAGGACGGGATGTTGCACATGAAGGCTCCGTCATCCTACCTGCAGCTGAGGATGGAAAGTCTGATGATGACCAGGATTTAGAGACGTTCCCTGCTCCGCCTCAGGCCCAGTGGGAAAACTGTCCACCCGTCGATGACTCTGCGTCCACGTCACTCACACAGGATCGTATCGAACGAGCTAACAGCCACCTGGAGACCGGTGAAGTGGTTGAATCACCGGCTGATATCGGATCTTCACCGACTAATGCATCTTTAAAAGCTGCAAATAATGTCACGGTAAAATATGAAGTGCAAGAAGTGACAGAACATTCTGAGGACAGCGTGGTGCCTTCAGTGGTTCACGGAGCTGAAAGGTCTGGCTGCAGCCGCCTCGCAGCTTCAGCAGAAAGTCCTGCACATCAAGGAGTTCAGGAGCGGCTGGATCATCTGTTGCAAGTATGTTTCCCTAATGGACCTCCTGAATCCAGCGAGGGACAAGACAGTGCTCTTGGCTCATCTGCAAATGGGCCAGCCTTTTGTAGCTCAACAGAAAAACCCGCAGAGGACCTCCCTGATGTTTTGAAAGTCCTGTCAGAGTGTCCCTCCGTTCCCCTAGCTGTGCAGTTAGGACTCCTTAGTCCTATAGTAAAGAGAGCTTCTTTGTCCTTACTAAAAACTCCTGGGAATCTGCCTCTGAACAGGTTCTTGGCTGACAACTTTGCTCTTGAAGGTGACAAAAGCCTGGTGTCCCACATTAACGCTGATCCCTCTAAGTTATGGGCAGAGCACATGGGAAGCCCCATGCCCCGTCCTCTGTTCAACTCCACGGCGGTAGGTTACAAGTCTCAGCCAGGCTCGGCCACCAAACAGAAAGCGGATTCGGGGGGAAAGACTCAAGCTGTGCCGCAGTCAGAGGATGCTCCACTGATCCCAGAGGGTcaactccagcagcagctgcgaCAGATGGCGGAGTTCCTCATCTTGGCCTCTGGACAGATGGGAGCTACGGGTGCTTCTGCCCCACCTCCTGCCGTCTTCGCGGCCCCCTCACGCAGAGAACCTCACAGCGTCTGCGTCGGCACCAGTCCTCCGAAGCTGACCGACCGCAGCCTCAATACATCAGGAACGTTTGTGAGGAAGCGGGAACTCTCTGTGGTGGATTCCTGCACTGAGACCGACCCGCTCATCTGGAA TTTAGCTCCGGGCAGCTTGGGTTGTCTATCCcgggaggagctggagcagaGGTTGATGTCTGGCCTGATCATGGTGGAGGCCCTCGTTCAACAGCTGGCCGCGGCGAGGGCGCAGGGCCCCGTGCCCGCGGGCCCCGCCCCCTCAGACCTGAGGGAGAAACTCGTGCAGACGGACCACACCGAACTCAGTCAG ACCACGATGTACAGAGACCTGTACGTGGAGGCTCTGAGCCGGATCAGTGAGCTGGAGCTCGATGGGAGGTCTCTGCAGGACCTCGTCCAGTCTGTGGAAGACACGAGGGCATCTATG GTTTCTCTGAGCGGAGACGCGGATGCTGCTCTCTCTAACGTGAACGAATGGCGGGACGCCGTCGGAGAGGACCGCCGCAGCCTCGTTTCTCAC TATCAGCGCGTGGAGTCCCTGTTCGACAAGTGGAAGGAGATGCAGGCGAGAATgaagcagaaagtaaaaaaggttCTTCAAGAAAGGGAGGACATGAGGACTGAGATGGAGGAGGCCTTCGCAGCTAAGGATGCT GCCTTCGGGGCGATGGAACAGCTAAGGACTCACTGCGCTGCGGACATTTCGGCTCTGGAGAAAAGTGTTGGATCACAGCAGGAACTCCTGGCTGCCCTAAGCCGAACCTATCCAGAGCAG GTTGCATTAAACGAGGCTTGCGGTGAAACGCTGAGCTCTGCCTCTGATCTTTTGTCCCACACCATGGAGGAGCACTCCAGTTTGATGAATGAA CTCCACGCCGTCAGGAGCCTCCTGCAGAAAGCTGCCCCCGTCCTCCTCCTGCTCAACGAGAAGACGGCTGCTGCTTTGGCAGAAAGGGACGAACACCGCTCTGCAAGAGACCGAGCTGTTGAGGAGCGAGAGCAG CTCGAAGAAGAGCTGAGAGAAACTCATTTGAATCTCCAAGCTGCCAGACAGCACATCGGTGATTTAAACCTGCAGGTGACAATTCTGTCctcag AAATGGGTGTCCTGCGACAGAAACTATcagaaaaggaagaggagagTGGTCAGCTGGAGAGGAAGGCGACGGAGTTGTCTGCCACCATTTCCTCCACGCTGGCGTCCTACACCTTCCTGGAGCAGGCGCTCGCTGCTGAGACGACCAA GTTGCAGCAGTCATGGAAGGACATCCAACAAGCCAACGAGAGAGCAAACCA GCTGACGGCGTCCCTGGAGGAGTCGGAGGGGCGTGAGCGCGAGCTGAGTCGGGCTCTGGCTCAGAGCGAGGACCGAGTGGGGCAGCTGCAGACCCTCTCTCAGTCTCAGgctctgcagctccagcagctccaggagGTCTGCGCACAGCTCAGCGGTGTGCAGGAAATGAACGAG TTCCTGCAGATGGAGAACGAGTTGGCGAGGGAGCAAGTGGCTGAAAGCGAACGGATGCTGAGGACGAACCTGCAGGCACTCCGGGAGAGGAACATCGAGTGCGAGGACCTTAGAGGAGAAGTTTGCAGACTTCA AGACGAGAACAGGAATTTGCGCGACGAGCTGAAAACGATGGGCTCTGCAGCCGACGCGGCTCGCACGGAGCTGGGCGAGAAGATGGCCGAAGCGGTCACTGGGATCACTCTGCTGCATCACACGCTGCGCGGGCTGACGGACGAGCTGCACGCCGCTCTCAGCGAGCAG AAACAAGACCAGGAGAAGGAGTCAGAGGTTCTCTGTGGCGTGGAGCGTCGCCACCCCTCTAGCTCCTTCGTCGACAGCGTCATGGTGGCGCTAAGTGCTGAGAAAGGCGAAGACGTCAGGACGGACTCGTCCGCTGCGTCGG ATCCCCCCGAGCCGCAGGGCGACACTTTGTTCAGCGAGTCGAGCGCCTTCACCTGCATCGCAGCTCTGACTCCCGGGAGGAATCCGGGCgttgaggtggaggaggaggtggtggaggaggaggaggagcggcagAGCGGTGGCGGCGTGGCCGAACTGCTCGCCGGCCTCAGCAGCACCGTCTCGGAGCTCGCCGGCGCGCTGGAGTCGGTGCGGAGGCACAAAGACgctcagctgcaggagctgcacgCCAACAT CCGCGGCCTGCAGGTGGAGCAGCAGGCTGCCAGCGGCTGCCATCAGGCTGAGGTGTTggagctgaagcagcagctgagccGCCTGAAGAGCCAGGCTGAGAGAGGCAACCAGGTGCTGCAGCAGAAGGCTCAG
- the trmo gene encoding tRNA (adenine(37)-N6)-methyltransferase, translating into MSPLCACCRQNIDKLNQQVSVMRKEIKNLRQMLDSSVRAHRKHLTSVQAAVSKIGFCEKDEDQTPSSSSPQAALEQGTIRTTPIGYITSCFSAKNGTPRQPTVCGPARARLTIRRSIFNNAEHALLGLDQYSHVWIIFLFHKNGRPSSRAKVKPPRLDGRRVGVYSTRSPHRPNALGLTLARLEGVTGDTLHLSDIDMIEGTPVLDIKPYIPDYDSPDGRTALNSRQHESDSDLPAAAAAVNENTSGLNPDEDSDEWVQFNMENQRAADDDGGDGGRTPLRRDRSEADTRSVLPRDVCGVLDKLRVFVTQEDRRSKDRVPDCSKATPTSIAAERPRYGEEASATIASWIREPPVAGLDVRFTPHAEKQLAEFLPAHLAERRESDRPRFKFLRGPEEAAAAIRGVLSADPRSVYRRTRCRDRLFFFSIDTADVTCWFGQGFVEVLQVRPVGHHTAEDLHK; encoded by the exons ATGAGTCCGCTGTGTGCCTGCTGCAGGCAGAACATCGACAAGCTGAACCAGCAGGTTTCTGTGATgcgcaaagaaataaaaaacctcaG aCAGATGCTGGACAGTTCTGTCAGAGCTCATCGCAAACACCTGACATCTGTGCAGGCTGCTGTGTCAAAGATTGGCTTCTGTGAGAAAGATGAGGACCAGacaccttcatcatcatcaccacaaGCTGCACTGGAGCaag GGACCATCCGCACGACGCCGATCGgttacatcacttcctgtttctccgCCAAGAACGGGACCCCCAGACAGCCCACCGTCTGCGGCCCGGCCCGGGCGCGGCTGACGATCCGGCGGAGCATCTTCAACAACGCTGAGCACGCCCTGCTGGGCCTGGACCAGTACTCCCACGTCTG GATCATTTTCCTCTTTCACAAAAACGGACGGCCCAGCTCCAGAGCCAAAGTGAAGCCCCCCAGGCTTGACGGCCGGCGGGTGGGCGTGTACTCGACCCGCAGTCCCCACCGGCCCAACGCTCTGGGCCTGACGCTGGCCCGGCTGGAGGGAGTCACAG GTGACACGTTACATCTGTCGGACATTGACATGATTGAAGGCACTCCGGTCCTGGACATCAAACCCTACATCCCAGACTACGACTCTCCTGACGGCAGGACGGCTTTAAACTCCCGGCAGCACGAGTCCGACTCCGACCtgccggcggcggcggcggctgtgAACGAAAACACGAGCGGCTTAAACCCCGACGAAGACTCTGATGAGTGGGTACAGTTTAACATGGAAAACCAAAGAGCGGCGGATGATGATGGTGGCGACGGTGGACGGACTCCTCTTCGAAGAGACCGATCCGAGGCAGACACACGTTCTGTTCTGCCCAGAGACGTCTGCGGTGTGCTGGACAAGCTCAGGGTCTTCGTAACCCAGGAGGATCGTAGGAGCAAAGACAGAGTTCCAGACTGTTCAAAAGCCACGCCGACGTCCATCGCCGCCGAGCGTCCTCGCTACGGGGAGGAGGCCTCTGCCACCATCGCCAGCTGGATCAGAGAGCCTCCTGTCGCCGGTCTGGATGTGCGCTTCACGCCTcacgctgagaagcagctggcggAGTTCCTTCCTGCTCACCTCGCAG AGCGGCGTGAAAGCGACAGACCCAGGTTTAAGTTTCTGCGCGGTCCGGAGGAGGCCGCTGCTGCCATCAGGGGCGTCCTGTCAGCCGACCCCAGGTCAGTGTACAGGAGGACCCGCTGCCGAGATagactcttcttcttctccatcGACACGGCGGACGTCACCTGCTGGTTCGGACAAGGATTTGTCGAGGTCCTGCAAGTTCGACCTGTAGGACATCACACAGCTGAAGACTTGCACAAATAG